A section of the Caballeronia sp. M1242 genome encodes:
- the ppk1 gene encoding polyphosphate kinase 1, whose amino-acid sequence MSIRYPLFNRELGILGFNERVLAQAADTSVPLLERLRFICITSSNLDEFFEVRMAGLQEQMRDNPGTLSPDGMSLQHVYDLVSERAQRLVHQQYAMLHETVLPALEMEGIYFHGAETWTEQQTAWAREYFQNELLPVLTPIGLDPAHPFPRVLNKSLNFVVELEGTDAFGRQAMMGIVQAPRALPRLVRMPEALSGYPHGFVLLSSFMQHFVSELFPHLTVRNCNQFRITRNSELFVDEDEITNLRVALQGELPARHLGNAVRLEVSAETPPHLIRRLLDESQLNPRDCYRVNGPVNLVRLMQLPEMVDRPDLKFVPHIPSVPKSIANTTNLFDAIDQGDILLHHPYESFQPVLELLLQAAKDPQVVAIKQTIYRTGTDSPLMDALMQAARNGKEVTVVVELLARFDEETNINWASQLEAVGAHVVYGVVGHKCHAKMMLIVRRVSQGGKTVLKRYAHLGTGNYHPRTARLYTDFGLMTADQQMCEDVHHVFQQLTGIGGELALHQLWQSPFTLHAKLIEAIRAEAEHARAGRRARIVAKMNALLEPTVIAALYEASHAGVKIDLIVRGVCSLKPGVEDLSENITVRSIVGRFLEHHRIFYFYANGKEDVYLSSADWMDRNFFRRVEVAFPIRDRRLKRRVIAEGLSVCLGDNQSAWVMQSDGHYRKRRSGKALRNAQLGLLAKFCS is encoded by the coding sequence ATGTCCATACGTTATCCGCTCTTCAACCGTGAACTAGGCATCTTAGGTTTCAACGAGCGGGTACTGGCGCAAGCCGCCGACACATCGGTGCCGCTGCTCGAACGTCTGCGCTTTATCTGCATTACGAGCAGCAATCTCGACGAATTTTTCGAAGTCCGCATGGCCGGGCTTCAGGAGCAGATGCGCGACAACCCCGGCACGCTCTCGCCGGACGGAATGTCGCTGCAACACGTCTACGATCTCGTCTCCGAACGCGCGCAACGCCTCGTGCATCAACAATACGCGATGCTGCACGAGACCGTACTGCCCGCGCTCGAAATGGAAGGAATTTATTTTCATGGCGCGGAAACCTGGACCGAACAGCAGACCGCGTGGGCGCGCGAATACTTCCAGAACGAACTGCTGCCGGTGCTGACGCCGATCGGGCTCGATCCCGCGCATCCTTTTCCGCGCGTGCTGAACAAGAGCCTGAACTTCGTCGTCGAACTGGAAGGCACCGACGCGTTCGGCCGTCAGGCGATGATGGGCATCGTGCAGGCGCCGCGCGCGTTGCCGCGCCTCGTGCGCATGCCGGAGGCGCTTTCGGGTTATCCGCATGGTTTCGTGCTGCTGAGTTCTTTCATGCAGCACTTCGTGAGCGAACTGTTTCCGCACCTGACGGTGCGCAATTGCAATCAGTTTCGCATTACGCGCAATAGCGAGCTTTTCGTCGACGAAGACGAGATCACGAATCTGCGCGTCGCGTTGCAGGGCGAACTGCCCGCGCGGCATCTCGGCAATGCGGTGCGGCTCGAAGTATCTGCGGAAACGCCGCCGCATCTCATTCGCCGCCTGCTCGACGAAAGCCAGCTCAATCCGCGCGACTGCTATCGCGTGAACGGGCCGGTCAATCTCGTGCGACTCATGCAGTTGCCCGAAATGGTCGACCGGCCGGACCTCAAGTTCGTGCCGCATATTCCGTCGGTGCCGAAGTCGATTGCGAATACGACCAATCTCTTCGATGCCATCGATCAGGGCGATATCCTGCTGCATCATCCGTACGAGAGCTTTCAGCCCGTGCTGGAACTGCTGCTGCAAGCGGCCAAAGATCCGCAAGTGGTGGCGATCAAGCAGACCATCTACCGCACCGGCACGGATTCGCCGCTGATGGACGCGCTCATGCAGGCGGCGCGCAACGGAAAGGAAGTGACCGTCGTGGTCGAACTGCTCGCGCGCTTCGACGAAGAAACGAACATCAACTGGGCGTCGCAACTCGAAGCGGTGGGCGCGCATGTCGTGTATGGCGTCGTCGGCCACAAGTGCCACGCGAAGATGATGCTGATCGTGCGGCGCGTGTCGCAAGGCGGCAAGACCGTGCTCAAGCGTTACGCGCATCTGGGCACCGGCAACTATCATCCGCGCACGGCGCGCCTTTATACCGACTTCGGCCTGATGACCGCGGATCAGCAAATGTGCGAAGACGTGCATCACGTCTTCCAGCAGTTGACGGGCATCGGCGGCGAGCTTGCGCTGCATCAGCTATGGCAGTCGCCGTTCACGCTGCACGCCAAGCTGATCGAAGCGATTCGCGCCGAAGCCGAACATGCGCGCGCGGGCCGACGGGCGCGCATCGTCGCGAAGATGAACGCGCTGCTCGAACCAACCGTGATCGCGGCGCTCTACGAGGCATCGCATGCGGGCGTGAAAATCGACCTGATCGTGCGTGGCGTGTGTTCGCTGAAGCCGGGCGTCGAAGATCTGTCGGAGAACATCACGGTGCGCTCGATCGTCGGGCGTTTCCTCGAACATCACCGCATCTTCTATTTCTATGCGAACGGCAAGGAAGACGTGTATCTGTCGAGCGCCGACTGGATGGATCGCAACTTCTTTCGCCGCGTGGAAGTGGCGTTCCCGATCCGCGACCGGCGTCTCAAGCGCCGCGTGATTGCCGAAGGCTTGTCCGTGTGTCTCGGCGACAACCAGTCGGCGTGGGTCATGCAAAGCGACGGGCACTATCGCAAGCGCCGTTCGGGCAAGGCGCTGCGCAACGCACAGTTGGGACTGCTCGCGAAGTTCTGTTCGTGA
- a CDS encoding undecaprenyl-diphosphate phosphatase, producing MTLWFLVFLSVLQGVTELFPVSSLGHTLLVPGLLGMHIDKHAPQLLPFLVALHLGTALALLWYFRKRWIALIGGWFASLGGRRNDDAHMMWALIIGTIPTGIVGLLLEKRLEAIFHDLRIVAAALIVNGVLLWLGDRLQRSRAARAPEKLTFKQAFLVGLAQIGALIPGFSRSGLTMIAGVGAGLTAEAAAEFSFLLGTPIIFAAGVLELPKLFHAPGQLFDAVLGGVLTGIAAYLSVRFLMRYFEGHGKLASFGVYCVIAGVFFLGWFMMHPQPV from the coding sequence GTGACTCTCTGGTTTCTCGTATTTCTCAGCGTGCTTCAGGGCGTAACCGAACTCTTTCCGGTGAGCAGCCTCGGCCATACATTGCTGGTTCCAGGTTTGCTCGGCATGCATATCGACAAGCACGCGCCGCAATTGCTGCCGTTTCTCGTCGCGCTGCATCTCGGCACGGCGCTCGCGTTGCTCTGGTATTTCCGCAAGCGCTGGATTGCGCTGATCGGCGGCTGGTTCGCCTCCCTCGGCGGACGCCGCAACGACGACGCGCACATGATGTGGGCGCTCATCATCGGCACGATTCCGACGGGCATCGTCGGTCTGTTGCTCGAAAAGCGCCTCGAGGCGATTTTTCATGATCTGCGGATCGTCGCTGCGGCGCTGATCGTGAACGGCGTGTTGCTGTGGCTCGGTGATCGCCTGCAGAGAAGCCGCGCCGCGCGCGCGCCGGAAAAGCTCACGTTCAAGCAGGCGTTTCTGGTCGGCCTGGCGCAGATCGGCGCGCTGATTCCCGGCTTCTCGCGTAGCGGCCTGACGATGATCGCGGGCGTCGGCGCCGGTCTGACGGCCGAGGCGGCGGCGGAATTCTCGTTCTTGCTCGGCACGCCGATCATTTTCGCGGCGGGCGTGCTCGAATTGCCGAAGCTCTTTCACGCGCCGGGCCAGCTGTTCGACGCCGTGCTCGGCGGCGTGCTGACCGGCATCGCCGCTTACCTGAGCGTTCGCTTCCTGATGCGCTATTTCGAAGGCCACGGCAAGCTCGCGTCGTTCGGCGTGTATTGCGTGATCGCGGGCGTCTTCTTCCTCGGCTGGTTCATGATGCACCCCCAGCCGGTTTGA
- a CDS encoding GNAT family N-acetyltransferase, with translation MHDLPTPFLPFGASSLSLDSRRHLPRTAETVTGQHRLQVAWARSDDALREAQRLRYRVFAEEMGARLSGPAGLDVDAFDAYCDHLLVRDLDTLKVVGTYRVLPPHQAARIGRLYAESEFDMSRLTHLRPKLVEVGRSCVHPDYRNGAVIMSLWGGLATYMMQNGYETMLGCASVGMNDGGHYAANLYASLPADALTAHEYRAFAHTPLPVEELRTGVAVSPPPLVKGYLRLGAKICGAPAWDPDFNTADFLTLFRLSDINARYARHFIGDAGR, from the coding sequence ATGCACGATCTGCCGACGCCTTTCCTGCCCTTCGGAGCGTCATCGCTCTCGCTCGATTCGCGCCGCCACCTTCCGCGCACGGCCGAAACCGTCACGGGCCAGCACCGCTTGCAGGTCGCATGGGCGCGCTCCGACGACGCGCTGCGCGAAGCACAACGTCTGCGCTACCGCGTGTTCGCCGAGGAAATGGGCGCGCGTCTTTCGGGCCCCGCCGGGCTGGACGTCGACGCGTTCGACGCCTATTGCGATCACCTGCTCGTGCGCGATCTCGACACGCTGAAGGTCGTCGGCACGTATCGCGTGTTGCCGCCGCATCAGGCCGCGCGCATCGGCCGTCTCTATGCGGAAAGCGAATTCGACATGTCGCGTCTCACGCATCTGCGGCCGAAGCTCGTCGAAGTGGGCCGCTCGTGCGTGCATCCGGACTATCGCAACGGCGCGGTCATCATGTCGCTGTGGGGCGGGCTCGCCACGTACATGATGCAGAACGGCTACGAGACGATGCTCGGCTGCGCGAGCGTCGGCATGAACGACGGCGGTCATTACGCCGCGAATCTGTACGCGTCGCTGCCCGCCGACGCGCTCACCGCGCACGAGTACCGCGCCTTCGCGCATACGCCGCTGCCAGTCGAGGAGCTGCGCACGGGCGTCGCGGTGAGTCCGCCGCCGCTCGTCAAAGGCTATCTGCGCCTCGGCGCGAAGATTTGCGGCGCGCCCGCGTGGGACCCGGATTTCAACACGGCGGATTTTCTGACGCTATTCCGCCTCTCCGACATCAACGCGCGTTACGCGCGGCACTTCATCGGCGACGCGGGACGTTGA
- a CDS encoding HNH endonuclease — MNPSNLSEEELANRWAISVLSLRSLRSRGTTPRCHRAKGIVRYSAKDVRQFEDEEFLKSESQLRTTRSYGSRQPQREWSATRDRIFKRDAYTCLYCGTTEGPLEVDHIIARSLGGSHEDSNLATSCRTCNRAKAAMSIKEWYARGGRLKTIALQFCSAYS, encoded by the coding sequence ATGAACCCTTCAAATCTAAGCGAAGAAGAACTCGCCAATCGTTGGGCCATCTCTGTTCTTTCGCTTCGGAGCTTGCGATCTCGCGGGACCACGCCGCGCTGCCATCGTGCAAAGGGGATCGTGAGATATAGCGCGAAGGACGTGCGCCAATTCGAGGACGAGGAGTTCTTGAAGTCGGAGTCGCAGTTGCGCACTACTCGTTCTTATGGCAGTCGCCAGCCGCAGCGCGAATGGTCTGCTACCCGCGACCGCATCTTCAAACGTGACGCGTACACGTGTCTCTACTGCGGCACAACTGAAGGACCGCTGGAAGTTGACCACATCATAGCAAGGTCACTGGGTGGATCACATGAAGACAGCAACCTCGCCACCTCCTGTCGGACATGTAACCGCGCGAAAGCGGCCATGTCGATAAAGGAATGGTACGCACGCGGAGGGAGACTGAAGACGATTGCACTTCAATTCTGCAGCGCTTATTCCTGA
- a CDS encoding aldose epimerase has product MSSEKDVIEIERDGAVIQLAPQAGGRLMTWRVGGQPVIHWPDSLDETAWSNAAKIRGGNPLLFPFLGRHFVDGEIGKWRDPDGAVHALPTHGFARDLPFSSTRDADGHGVRMTLVDSDATREGYPFAFRFEAAYRLIDGVTLEVELTTSNPGEVALPYYAGHHFYFHLPHDQRAQSSVELPRTERRRQLPDGSITDAETGAPRYSLADASIVDCFHCLTGPSDEPVRLVLPNRTVSFELQQPDSVPWYAVTTWTESDTSDFYCVEPWIGLPDAIHNGYGLRWLAPGKTETASLRLVISSAP; this is encoded by the coding sequence ATGTCATCCGAGAAAGACGTCATCGAAATCGAGCGCGACGGCGCGGTCATCCAGCTCGCGCCGCAAGCGGGCGGCCGGCTCATGACCTGGCGCGTCGGCGGCCAGCCGGTCATCCACTGGCCGGATTCGCTCGATGAAACCGCCTGGTCGAATGCCGCGAAGATTCGCGGCGGCAATCCGTTGCTGTTCCCGTTTCTCGGGCGGCATTTCGTCGATGGCGAAATCGGCAAATGGCGCGATCCGGACGGCGCCGTGCATGCGCTGCCGACGCACGGCTTCGCGCGCGATCTCCCCTTCTCTTCCACGCGCGATGCCGACGGCCACGGCGTGCGCATGACGCTCGTGGACAGCGACGCGACGCGCGAGGGCTACCCGTTCGCATTCCGTTTCGAGGCGGCCTACCGTCTCATCGACGGCGTGACGCTGGAGGTCGAACTCACGACATCGAATCCGGGCGAAGTCGCGTTGCCTTACTACGCGGGGCATCACTTCTACTTTCATCTGCCGCACGATCAGCGCGCCCAAAGCAGCGTCGAGCTGCCGCGCACGGAGCGGCGGCGTCAGTTGCCGGACGGCTCCATCACCGATGCCGAAACGGGCGCGCCGCGCTATTCGCTGGCGGATGCGAGTATCGTCGACTGCTTTCACTGCCTGACGGGGCCTTCCGATGAACCCGTGCGGCTCGTCTTGCCGAACCGCACCGTGAGCTTCGAGCTGCAACAGCCCGATTCGGTGCCGTGGTACGCCGTCACGACGTGGACCGAGTCGGATACGTCGGACTTCTATTGCGTCGAGCCGTGGATCGGCCTGCCCGACGCCATCCACAACGGCTACGGCCTGCGCTGGCTCGCGCCGGGCAAGACCGAGACGGCGTCGCTTCGGCTCGTGATCTCGTCAGCGCCCTAA
- a CDS encoding histidine phosphatase family protein, whose amino-acid sequence MNLIIWRHAEAEDQASSDLARQLTSRGRKQAQGMAKWLRARIDDDALFLASPATRTIQTAEAFGDRYRVVDDLAPGKTAQHVLDAAGWPDVVGQTVVVIGHQPTLGRVAALLLTGHEADWSIKKSGVWWFQGRSRGGDGQVVVRTVMCPDLL is encoded by the coding sequence ATGAACCTCATTATCTGGCGTCACGCCGAAGCGGAAGACCAGGCGTCGAGCGACCTCGCGCGTCAGCTCACCTCGCGCGGACGCAAGCAGGCGCAAGGCATGGCGAAGTGGCTGCGAGCGCGCATCGACGACGACGCCCTCTTCCTCGCGAGTCCCGCCACGCGCACGATCCAGACCGCCGAAGCGTTCGGCGACCGCTATCGCGTGGTGGACGATCTCGCGCCCGGCAAGACCGCGCAGCACGTGCTCGACGCCGCCGGCTGGCCCGATGTCGTCGGACAAACCGTCGTGGTGATCGGGCATCAGCCGACGCTCGGGCGCGTGGCCGCGTTGCTGCTGACCGGACACGAAGCGGACTGGTCCATCAAGAAAAGCGGCGTGTGGTGGTTCCAAGGCCGCTCGCGCGGCGGCGACGGGCAAGTCGTGGTGCGCACGGTGATGTGTCCGGACCTGCTTTAG
- the ppx gene encoding exopolyphosphatase, giving the protein MVTHPHLLAAVDLGSNSFRLIVGRVEETPAGSQIYQVDALREPVRLAAGLSKDKMLDRASQLRGWDALKRFGERLRDFHPDQVRAVATNTLRVAKNAHDFLIEAEIALGFPIEVIAGREEARLIYAGAAHSVPASAGKRLVVDIGGGSTEFIIGAHYTPIHMESLYIGCVSHSRQFFPAGNVDEYTMRQAELAAKREIQIISREYKQTGWDQAIGSSGTARALAELVEANGFNDPEYTHGISRGGLERLKRALIKAENVNRLKLVALKPDRIPVLAGGLSIMLGVFEELGIEYVDTTDAALRLGVLYDLLGRSQHQDMRTVTVEGFKRRYGVDAAQAERIGNLAISFYDQLGEPDGERSAENRMFLAWAASLHEIGLSIAHSAYHKHSAYIASNADMPGFSRTDQARLAALVLGHAGKLGKLAQARGVDWTLLFCLRLAALLSRRRTDVGLPGIEVKAAGGGFEVRLPSEWVTNNPLTDYSLAQEAMEWEKIGRPYRVIYTD; this is encoded by the coding sequence ATGGTCACACATCCTCATCTTCTCGCCGCCGTCGACCTCGGATCGAACAGTTTCCGGCTGATCGTCGGCCGGGTCGAGGAAACGCCCGCGGGCAGCCAGATCTATCAGGTCGATGCGTTGCGCGAGCCGGTTCGTCTCGCGGCCGGTCTCTCGAAGGACAAGATGCTCGATCGCGCGTCGCAGTTGCGCGGCTGGGATGCGCTGAAGCGCTTCGGCGAGCGTCTGCGCGACTTTCACCCGGATCAGGTGCGCGCGGTCGCCACCAACACCCTGCGCGTCGCAAAAAACGCGCACGACTTTCTGATCGAAGCCGAAATCGCGCTCGGTTTTCCGATCGAAGTGATCGCGGGCCGCGAGGAAGCGCGCCTCATCTACGCGGGCGCGGCGCATTCGGTGCCGGCGAGCGCGGGCAAGCGGCTCGTCGTGGATATCGGCGGCGGATCGACGGAGTTCATCATCGGCGCGCATTACACGCCGATCCACATGGAAAGCCTCTATATCGGCTGCGTGAGCCACAGCCGCCAGTTCTTCCCGGCCGGCAACGTCGACGAATACACGATGCGTCAGGCCGAACTCGCCGCCAAGCGCGAGATCCAGATCATCTCGCGCGAATACAAGCAGACCGGCTGGGATCAGGCGATCGGCTCGTCGGGCACGGCGCGGGCGCTCGCCGAACTGGTCGAGGCGAACGGCTTCAACGATCCCGAGTACACGCACGGCATTTCGCGCGGCGGGCTGGAACGGCTGAAGCGCGCGCTCATCAAGGCGGAGAACGTGAACCGGCTGAAGCTCGTCGCGCTGAAGCCGGACCGCATACCGGTGCTGGCGGGCGGGCTTTCCATCATGCTCGGCGTGTTCGAGGAACTGGGGATCGAATACGTCGATACGACCGACGCTGCGTTGCGCCTCGGCGTACTGTACGACCTGCTCGGCCGCTCGCAACATCAGGACATGCGCACCGTGACGGTCGAAGGCTTCAAGCGCCGTTACGGCGTCGATGCCGCGCAGGCCGAGCGCATCGGCAATCTCGCGATCAGCTTCTACGATCAGCTCGGCGAGCCGGACGGCGAGCGCAGCGCGGAGAACCGCATGTTCCTCGCGTGGGCGGCGTCGCTGCACGAGATCGGCTTGTCCATCGCGCACAGCGCGTATCACAAGCATTCGGCGTATATCGCGAGCAATGCCGACATGCCCGGCTTTTCGCGCACGGATCAGGCGCGGCTCGCGGCGCTCGTGCTCGGTCACGCGGGCAAGCTCGGCAAGCTCGCGCAGGCGCGCGGCGTCGACTGGACGCTGCTGTTCTGCCTGCGACTCGCCGCGCTTCTGTCGCGCCGCCGCACGGATGTCGGCCTGCCCGGCATCGAAGTCAAAGCCGCGGGCGGCGGCTTCGAAGTGCGTCTGCCGAGCGAGTGGGTGACGAACAATCCGCTGACCGACTACAGCCTCGCGCAGGAAGCGATGGAATGGGAAAAGATCGGGCGGCCGTATCGCGTGATTTACACGGATTGA
- a CDS encoding peptidoglycan DD-metalloendopeptidase family protein has translation MGQVVRAAVVASLVAVLAACGSAPVAPGYYRVQRGDTLSKIARENRTSTRNIARWNALTNPDAIEVGQVLRVEPPAGSASASGATSAGAGTGAKSEAKADAPAKPGPGVSLVWPAQGTVIRGFDGKNSKGIDIANSAGTPVVAAATGSVVYAGNGLRGYGNMLIVKHNDDYLTAYAHNRALLVKEGQTVQQGQQIAEMGDTDSDRTMLHFEVRYMGRSTDPSRYLPPR, from the coding sequence ATTGGACAGGTCGTCCGCGCAGCGGTCGTCGCATCCTTGGTCGCGGTGCTCGCCGCGTGCGGATCAGCCCCGGTCGCGCCGGGATACTATCGCGTGCAGCGCGGCGACACGCTCTCGAAGATCGCGCGGGAGAACCGCACGTCGACCAGGAACATCGCGCGCTGGAACGCGCTCACGAATCCGGACGCCATCGAAGTCGGCCAGGTGCTGCGCGTCGAGCCGCCTGCGGGCAGCGCGAGCGCGTCCGGCGCGACGTCGGCAGGCGCAGGCACCGGCGCAAAGAGCGAAGCAAAGGCCGATGCACCCGCGAAACCAGGTCCGGGCGTCTCACTGGTATGGCCGGCGCAAGGCACCGTGATCCGCGGCTTCGACGGCAAGAATTCGAAAGGCATCGACATCGCGAACTCGGCGGGCACGCCGGTCGTGGCGGCGGCGACAGGCAGTGTCGTCTATGCGGGCAACGGCCTGCGCGGCTACGGCAACATGCTGATCGTCAAGCATAACGACGACTATCTGACCGCCTACGCCCACAATCGCGCGTTGCTGGTGAAGGAAGGTCAGACGGTGCAGCAGGGACAACAGATCGCCGAAATGGGCGACACCGACAGCGATCGCACGATGCTGCACTTCGAGGTGCGCTACATGGGCCGCTCGACGGACCCGTCGCGCTATTTGCCGCCGCGCTAA
- a CDS encoding SIR2 family protein translates to MTLKAAAHARNSAYPMCQCGRMIPSIRPVFSMTNQTTLVADALADFFRKSEFPILFTGAGVSMLAGLPDWKGLLNRMAETIRPNDPMTATQIVHYVAKGSLTKAADFFWVTDETLESDKHSIIKAILGTYDAKPLKHLASLPFKGVLTTNFDRSILDAIAVARQQVPRDYRLGDASFAQATWETELYVARIHGCVEFPQGMILSENQFHTLMGNDAYIDLLTQIFLHREVLFLGFSFYDPAIRYVLEQIEKKFGVAPPGRHMAILPESNASELIQKANRLNITVIKYQESNKHEALWAGISEFANANKRGHQKTSLSTDHPYSVTKQYLAACYARVSVASENTPLREIVIEGILSASLQRAHPKSLGLIDLRETVRNALGVKGRDVDQIVDSAIKELIDAKLVRRHRVEGARGNRFAWMGDPDGASTLNESIQCLKTSLMDRAHVQEGWRPPQHVGDALTMFLKEIVHRRGWDLGAAFAAGKAPDNLAFRPVLAECAHKLSAFDRERVERTIDSLFQHPTEREAELLGELGRISFAVELAFRAPHTTLLHRATLPQKIYFDTNLLLPTFIEGHPHHQTYVDLLKRIKDAAAKAGNKLQITAYSGYLNEMISHKNAAIVYAKEAGDNFEALARSDALYHGPGNINVFVGAYVNAVENGHSRGFDAFVKRVAPYTTERELRRWIEKNGFVVVESVKNGVYSKLYPTLEQRNATRLSNGKQPILVEHDALQLALIDADHKKGTRALFATADRQLYEDVASSNFNHLTEFMVSHIGIVQFVDLLVGLRSDDRTLGELLWSNKVSEKSQRIRSYLTVEALSKYDAAMAMTLHSVVEAQSENIAKQLERQGADLESHDPATRVKAFKSLGTLEANFFSDLSEQMSKKKR, encoded by the coding sequence ATGACTCTGAAAGCAGCCGCCCATGCGCGGAACAGTGCTTATCCCATGTGCCAATGTGGCAGAATGATTCCCTCGATTCGACCCGTATTCTCAATGACAAATCAAACGACGTTGGTCGCGGACGCTCTTGCGGATTTTTTCCGAAAATCGGAATTCCCCATCCTCTTCACCGGTGCTGGGGTATCAATGTTGGCGGGGTTACCAGATTGGAAGGGCCTACTCAACCGCATGGCGGAGACTATTCGTCCGAACGATCCGATGACCGCGACACAGATAGTGCATTACGTTGCGAAAGGTAGTTTGACGAAAGCCGCAGACTTTTTTTGGGTCACCGACGAAACGCTGGAAAGCGATAAGCATTCGATCATCAAGGCAATACTCGGTACATACGACGCCAAGCCGCTAAAACACCTCGCGTCCCTGCCCTTCAAGGGTGTCTTAACAACGAACTTCGACCGGTCGATACTCGATGCAATTGCCGTTGCCCGTCAACAAGTACCGCGAGACTATCGACTAGGGGATGCCAGTTTCGCACAGGCAACCTGGGAAACCGAGTTATATGTAGCGCGAATTCACGGTTGTGTAGAATTTCCGCAGGGCATGATCCTGTCTGAGAATCAGTTCCACACATTAATGGGAAATGACGCGTACATCGATCTTCTGACGCAAATTTTTCTACACAGGGAAGTGCTATTTCTTGGATTTTCCTTTTACGATCCAGCGATTCGTTACGTTCTTGAACAAATAGAAAAGAAGTTCGGCGTTGCTCCGCCGGGGCGGCATATGGCGATCCTGCCGGAGTCAAACGCTTCCGAACTGATTCAAAAGGCGAATCGTCTCAATATTACGGTCATAAAATACCAAGAGAGCAACAAACATGAAGCACTCTGGGCGGGAATTTCTGAGTTCGCAAATGCAAATAAACGTGGACATCAAAAAACATCCCTCTCGACAGACCATCCATATTCTGTAACCAAGCAATACCTTGCTGCATGCTATGCGCGGGTTAGCGTTGCATCCGAAAATACACCCCTTCGAGAAATCGTAATCGAGGGGATTCTGTCAGCGTCGCTTCAACGCGCCCATCCTAAATCGCTCGGTCTGATTGACCTTCGCGAGACCGTCAGAAACGCGCTGGGTGTAAAAGGTAGAGATGTAGATCAGATCGTTGATTCCGCAATCAAAGAGCTTATCGACGCAAAGCTGGTTCGCAGACACCGTGTAGAAGGTGCAAGAGGTAACCGTTTCGCGTGGATGGGCGATCCAGATGGCGCCTCAACGCTGAATGAATCCATACAATGCTTAAAAACAAGTCTGATGGATCGCGCTCATGTGCAGGAGGGGTGGCGCCCCCCGCAGCACGTCGGCGATGCGCTAACTATGTTCCTCAAGGAAATCGTCCATCGTCGCGGGTGGGACTTAGGTGCGGCTTTCGCGGCCGGGAAGGCACCTGACAATCTGGCTTTTCGCCCAGTTCTTGCCGAGTGCGCACATAAGCTGTCGGCCTTCGATCGTGAGCGAGTGGAACGCACAATCGATAGCTTGTTTCAACACCCAACTGAACGAGAGGCTGAACTCCTGGGGGAACTGGGCCGTATAAGCTTCGCCGTTGAACTTGCTTTTCGGGCGCCACATACAACGTTATTGCATCGCGCGACACTTCCTCAAAAAATCTATTTCGATACGAATCTGCTCTTGCCAACCTTCATTGAGGGGCATCCTCATCACCAAACTTATGTTGATTTACTGAAGCGGATTAAGGATGCTGCCGCCAAAGCCGGGAACAAGCTTCAAATAACTGCGTATAGTGGTTACCTGAACGAGATGATAAGCCACAAGAACGCCGCAATTGTGTACGCAAAAGAGGCCGGTGACAATTTTGAAGCTTTGGCTCGTAGTGATGCCTTATATCACGGCCCGGGTAATATCAATGTGTTCGTTGGCGCATATGTGAACGCAGTGGAAAATGGCCACTCGCGTGGATTCGACGCGTTCGTAAAGCGTGTTGCTCCATACACAACTGAGAGGGAACTAAGGCGCTGGATCGAGAAGAACGGTTTTGTGGTTGTTGAGTCGGTCAAGAACGGGGTCTACAGCAAGCTTTACCCGACGCTCGAGCAGCGTAATGCGACACGCCTGTCGAATGGCAAGCAGCCCATTCTCGTGGAGCACGATGCTTTGCAGCTGGCACTCATAGATGCCGATCACAAAAAGGGAACGCGAGCACTGTTTGCCACTGCCGACCGACAGCTGTATGAAGACGTGGCGTCTTCGAACTTTAATCATCTCACCGAGTTTATGGTCAGCCATATTGGGATTGTTCAGTTTGTCGATCTTTTGGTGGGTCTGAGAAGCGATGATCGCACACTCGGCGAGCTGTTGTGGAGTAACAAAGTTTCCGAAAAATCGCAAAGAATTCGCTCGTACCTCACGGTTGAGGCATTGAGTAAGTATGACGCCGCGATGGCAATGACGCTGCATTCAGTTGTTGAAGCCCAGTCTGAAAACATCGCAAAGCAGCTGGAGCGACAAGGCGCCGATCTGGAGTCTCATGACCCAGCGACGCGTGTTAAAGCGTTCAAGTCGCTAGGTACGCTAGAGGCCAACTTTTTCTCGGACCTGAGCGAACAGATGTCAAAAAAGAAACGTTGA